TGGGAGTTCACATGTCGCATGTTAGAAAGGCATATGGAAAATTATCGAGCATTACGACAGCTTTTTTAAGAGAAGCATGGAATTTGAGTACATGCACCAAAACCTTCAATTAGCTCGTTTGTGGACTATTATAGAAACAAATCTAAGCATGAAGAATCCTTAAAACACAATAATAGTGTAAGCCAACGAATATACAACAATTGTATGAAGGGCAAGGGGAAATATCACCATTTCAGTTTAGTACGTTAAGCATGATATATCATCATACTTCTTTGAATATAATATTCTTATATATTTCTTTAGCAATTATTTGTGAGAACTAAATGTTAAATCCTCTTAGATTCGTTGAAAGCTGTGAACCGTCCATGCTAGACGATTGAATATAAactagggaaaaatgcaaacaccccccacccccccaaaaaaagtcacttggattttgttttgttgaaaaaatccCCCAAAGGTtcggttttgttgcaaaaacacccccaaaaattcaaaaaaaaataacaaaaaattctaaaaaaaactagagacaattctaagaacttttgtgaattttttttcgaaaataatatcctttgcatcatatttcatggagagtaagtttgaaaaaaaagaaaaacgtgtagctcatttattaattcgagttaaatgcatagttaattatttactaatccaaaaatcatgaaaccaattttttttagtcttcttacatgatcctctatcttctaaaaatacatgaaatcttgaaatagttattgtaacgtgcaagattgagtaaatgtgttgcagatagattaattcataactaatccataactcTAAAACACGGATACTTCAATTAGGTGCCGTATCCGTATCGGATACACCTCCGATACGCGATACGCCTCCGATACGCGACGGATACATATCGAAGAAgtatcaaaataaaaataaataacataatTCGGGATACTTGGGCCGATACGTATCAGCCCATCTTCACGATACGGCCCAGCCCAAGAGAGGTACTCCACGCAAACGGGCGTACATCAGGCGAACGAACTGGCGTTCCCTGCCTTAGCCGTCTTCACTCTTCACGCACACTGGCGCATGCCGCAGGAGAGCTGCGCCGCCTCCCTTTCGTCCCaactccggcggcggcgaccggtGTAGGTGAGGTGACTGGTTGTATGCATGACGGTGGCTACATACGCTTGAGACTGTTATGTTAttgacttattgttatgtaatAGAGCTTTAAGTAGACCTGAACTGCAAACTGATGAACTTTGAACTCTATCTCTATGGCTTATTGTTGTGAACTGCTATGTCAATTTCAATATATGTGAACTGCATATGTGCAGTAGCTATGTGCTAATTGTTATGCTATCTGATTCAATAAGGAGGCTGGCTAGAACTGGAAGGGGAAGGAACTCCTTGACTGTTGGCTACTTGGATCATTGGATTGGTTGttggaaaagagagaagaaacatcacaagaacaagataaTTTGTTCATGCTACTATTGTTTATATGCACTAtattactttttaaaaaaaattagtaaaacGTATCCGCGTATCAGAATTTTTGGGAAATGACGTATCCGCGTATCTGTATCGGCCCGATACCGATACACGTATCCGTATCGGTGCTACATagatccataacacccccaaaattagtgaaaccacttttattagtttacttaaacaatgatttgtgtaggaaaaataatggtagacatgacaaagttaaaataagatgagttaataaatgagctgcacatttttctttttttcaaacttcctctccatgaaatatgatgcaaaggatattatttttgaaaaaaaaatcacagaaggtcttagaattgtctctagttttttttcagaaatttttttgtgattttttttaattttttttgaatttttgaggggttttttgcaacaaagtcaaacttggggggggggggggttgcaacAATACAACTTCTGGGGGgtaaagtcaaaatccaagtgacttttagggggttgcatttttccctataAACTATTATGAGTCTGGGCTGAAGCTGGCATTAAGGATGAGAATGTACATAAACTGACCAACGTACAAGATACAAAAATGAAAACCAACAACATAAAACTATCAGTTTCCCAACATCCACATTAGCATTATTTTTTCCTCAAAAAGGACAATTGTACCAAAAATATTGAATTAGCCCAAAGAGACATAATCagtaagaagaaaatgatattgAATATTTGTAAGAGATGGATAAAGACCTCCTGGCAATGGTAGGAAGGAAAATAAATATCAGGAAGAAAAACTAATCAAACTGTTAATATCGTTTACTGTATTGCTAGTCCAGCTAAACTACTCTTGCTAGGTAGAGGACACTTAGGATCATGCATTGCTTCATGtaacaaagaaaaaaacaactttatttGACATACCTCCCTGTGCCTAGAATTTTCAGAACCCTCTGCATCCTGTAGTTCCTTGGATAGTATCATAATGTCTTCATGAaaactttgctcaagaccttcAAATGTCTGAGGAAGATTATAATCCTCATATCTTGTTTCAGTCCTATCAGCACGAGACTGATCTCTCGATTCCTTGCTTGGCTGCTTTTCTAGACCAACCTTTAGATCAGATCTCTGCCCATCATAAAAGGATGGTGCACCCTTAGCTCGTTGGCCTGCATCACTAACAGTCAGCATAATAATACAGAATTGTAGCCAATAAGCAATAGTTTACATCGGCTACATTCCCATTATAATAAACTTATAATTGCTATGCAATTACTCCCTCAGGCCCTCCATTGCAAAATATAGAGTGTGCAAGtgaaattaattatattttgcaAGAGATGAAGCAGTTATTTCAAACAAAAGAATAACATATCAAATTAACAAGCAGCAGTACATGCCTTCCTTATACGCATATGATGGAACCTGGCTTTGGATGTTTGGTTCACCTCGATCCCACTGACTCTGTCTCACCTTCAGAGCAGCGTACTGATGCTCCCCAGAAGCTTGCACAGGATCTCTTCCAGTGTAGCTATTGTCAGGCTGTTGTTGTACCCTTTGCTGTGCCTGGTAGTGATGCAACTGGGAAGCAACCATGGAATTGATGTCCGCTTCACCGTATTGTCCCTGTCGCCTCATTCTATCCTGCATCTTCGAAACACAAAAAGCAACAAGGTTAGCAACATATCATGTCAAGTTCAGTAAAAACATATCACGGTCTGGAAATCTGGAACACAGGAACACATAACGCATCAGATCAATGTTTCAAGAACCCAGATGAACCAACATCAGCTTAAGTCTGTCATGAT
The nucleotide sequence above comes from Phragmites australis chromosome 4, lpPhrAust1.1, whole genome shotgun sequence. Encoded proteins:
- the LOC133916411 gene encoding uncharacterized protein LOC133916411 → MQDRMRRQGQYGEADINSMVASQLHHYQAQQRVQQQPDNSYTGRDPVQASGEHQYAALKVRQSQWDRGEPNIQSQVPSYAYKEGQRAKGAPSFYDGQRSDLKVGLEKQPSKESRDQSRADRTETRYEDYNLPQTFEGLEQSFHEDIMILSKELQDAEGSENSRHRERLNEINTQYQEKLLALRARQATYREEFLHKESLARQQQYQQASMSHYANNAVPGEQHGYHPTAAVTPPPPVAAGGAYGDTHRGYASGQYESMGEHPDYPEFHGGGRGRGFEHPVQYPGGRAYNSGGRRF